The region TACAAATATTGACACTAATGTGTATTAAAATACTTAATTGTTATTATATGATGCCCCTTTTGTGACTGTACCGTATCTTTGCTATGAAATTCTAGCTTGTTGAGTAATTTGGtatgtgctgccccctagtgactATTTTGTGAAGGTACGGAACTTTGCTGCTATCAGATCAGCTGTCAtattattaaatatatatttgatatatatcttgtgtgtgtgtgtatgtatgtgtgtgtatatatatatatatataaataatttccTAGAGCAGCAGACGCCTTCATATGCACCTTTTTGTTTCCGTTCCTTCAGGGATCTCTACAATGGCAGCTACACCGGAAAAAGCCAGTGATTACATGAACCCCCTTCTAACTTATGCCACATCTTACATCCCTAAAGCTAAACATAAGGAGACTCCTCTGTACATCCTGTGCACGGCGGGCATGAGGGTCCTGCCGGAGAGGTGAGACCCCTGTATTGGTTGTATATAGGGTCTTCCCTGTATTACCATTGTGTTATATATGTCTTTCTGGTCAGTCAGCAGACCGCCATCCTCCAGGATCTGGTGAAGGACATCCCCCAGGAGTTTAACTTTCTGTTCTCCGAAGCTCACGCTGAGGTCATCTCCGGGAAACAAGAAGGTATCATAAAACTCGTTAAATAGATGATGTCTTCTGTACACACtgagtggccactttattagagccccgaccCTTTTATGATTGGCacgtccctgtatggaaattagaccccagagtgcagaataaaatcacATGCCACGTTTTCCAtcattttcagtgtgaattcacactAGATGCGAAAATACAGAAATCTGAGCGACTTCTGACAAGGTCTGGTCACCAGCAGTAGACTAGCCGGGATCGGGATTTCATACAGacgaccttgtggggttttctcatgaagCAGGGTGAAGAGTAGGCAGAGAATGCCGTGGTTAAGGATAAACATAAAGTGATGTAATTGGctcgtcactgaaaggggtcagaggaggatgtcaagaatcgttctgatgaacagtccAGTGCAgtcgaatacaacgctggtgctgcCATTAACGTATCCAAATGTCCAACTAATTTTTTCCCCAgctgatgaccagttccagcactatTGTGACTAGGATAAACAAAAAGGCGCAAAAGAGCGCAAGAACTGAatcaaaaacatctcctggtctgaTGAGTCAAGATTTCTGTTGATAGGAGATCTGATGATCATGCTGATAGattagaatttggcacaagcagcatgaatcgctgaccccttcctttcagctggtcagaacatgttagcaccaccatctaatctacagcaactaccagaagcttcctgtccacaggggccaatattcctgcagaacaattacaACACCTGGTGGAATCTACTCCATgatgaactgctgcagttctgaaggccaaaataggtccaacgtgctactagatgggggctgtaataaagtggccattccgtGTATGATACTTATGCGGCTTGTCACTGTATATCCCCTTATATGCGGTTGTTTCCCCTCTACAGGTGTTTACGCGTGGATTAGTATTAATTTTGTACTTGGACGGTTTGACCACGTCGTAGAAGGTGAGTGGAGGTTACTGAATAATGTtatctggagatgagcgagtatactcgctaaggcacattactcgagcgagtagtgccttagccgcgtatctccccgcccgtctctaaagattcggggggcggcggggaacggcaggggagagcggggaggaacggaggggagatctctctctcccaaaattaggggggggggggaatgtaaaaatgagtaaaaaaacaaaactttttttcccatttttagtaATGATTAGGAAAAATAAGAGGTAACCGTCCTTTCCACATGTttataatttaaagaaaaaaaaatcaaaacagaaAACCCAAGAACATGTTTGGTATGCTATCTGTGTCCACAAAAGTGCAATCTATCAGAGTAAGGTAATATTTATCGCACACAGTGAACAtaggaaaacacacacacaccgccagaattgtgctttttttcggTCACtccgtcttcaagaaaaaatgtagtaaaaaagaaatcaaaaggtCGTGTGATCCCCCCAAATGgtgccaatggaaactacaggacgtcccgcaaaaggcAGGTCCTCGCACAACTGTGTAGACGGaagaataaaagttatggctgtcagaagatgatggcagaattttttattttttttttccccaaagaatCGTATTGACGCACAGAATAAAGTTGTCGcgtcatttttgccgcagtgaacactgtaaaagctagaactccccccccccccccccccgagatatcgcaaattacattttttttttccatttcattccactttttaaaagtttttcagtacatcatgtgGTCCATTACACAGTACCATTGAAATATACGACTTATCCCGCTAGAAACCCGCCCTCGGACGGCGACGTGGATGGGTAAATACGATTGTGTTTTAAAAGTAGGGGAAaatgaaaaacacattttaaaaaaggcCGCATTGTTGAGAGGTTAAAGGGAAAATTCTCATTAGCCATATCAAAAAATCATGCAGACACTTGCATTGTGTACGGCTTCATAATCTGATTCGTTCCTAGCGTTCCAACAATACATAATGCCCATTACtttattctctgttatcagccaataTACACTGATAATGATATTGCTAGAGAGCTGGCGGGAGGTCCAGAAATTCCTCCCCTCCATGAACACTACTTCTGGTGTGATGGTTCTGCTATGCTCTTGTTTCCATAGATGAGGATGCGGTGGTCGCGGTAACGATAGGTACACAGGAAGACGCCATCATCCGCAAAAGGACGGTGGGCATTATGGATATGGGTGGTGGCTCcctgcagattgcctatgaagttCCAAAAACAATGACTTTCCCCTCTGCAGAACATGTAAGTACGGGTCTTGCTTCAAATCCAAAGGTCTAATTTGTCACCTTCATCGCCATcctattctgcagtgctgtacgCAGATTGTCATCAGTCCTCGTCTGGGACTCGGGGTGTAATTTCCCTATGTGCTATACGGGGGCCAGTGTCATGAGAAGCTGGTTTATCAGTCTATCAATATATTTTTGGAAATGCAttaatgtattatactccagagctgcattcctaATTCTGCTGGCTTTAGAGCTGACCTCTCCCAGCGTTCTTTCTTGATTCAGTTATTGCAAAGTTTGATGTAGAGATTTGTATTTTGAGAGATGTAGAAGACACTATTCAGTAGTCAGATATAGGAAATGCTGTCCTCCAGCATTATAGGAGTTCAGCTGAAGTGTTGTTAGGGCTGTGTCTGATAACAAGCTTATcgatagtaacatagtgtgcaaggcagaaaaagacacatgtccatctacttcagcctaTTATTTCTCcgcctatgttgatccagaggaaggcaaaaaaagacccaatcaggtaaaagccaattttcctaatttcttCCCGACTGATCCTACCATagctcgggatcagtacaggataagtaatgtatgtacacagtgactccaccagtagaatagtgagtgcagctctggagtataatagatgatgtaactcaggatcagtacaggataagtaatgtatgtacacagtgactccaccagcagaatagtgagtgcagctctggagtataatacaggatgtaactccggatcagtacaggataagtaatgtatgtacacagtgactccagcagcagaatagtgagtgcagctctggagtataatacatgatgtaactccggatcagtacaggataagtaatgtatgtatacagtgactccaccagcagaatagtgagtgcagctctggagtataatacaagatataactcaggatcagtataggataagtaatgtatgtgtacagtgactccaccagcagaatagtgagtgcagctctggagtataatacaggatgtaactcaggatcagtatagtataagtaatgtatatacacagtgactccaccagcagaatagtgagtgcagctctgcagtataatacaggatgtaactcaggatcagtacaggataagtaatgtatgtatatggtgactccaccagcagaatagtgagagcagctctggagtataatacaggatgtaactccggattagtacaggataagtaatgtatgtacacagtgaccccaccagaagaatagtgagtgcagctctggagtataatacaggatgtaactttggatcagtacaggataagtaatgtatgattacagtgagtccaccagcagaatagtgagtgcagctctggagtataatacaggatgaaactcgggatcagtacaggataagtaatgtatgtgcacagtgactccaccagcagaatagtgagtgcagctctggagtataatacaggatgaaactcgggatcagtacaggataagtaatgtatgtacacagtgaccccaccagcagagtagtgagtgcagcaACAGGGTATAATGCAGAGTTTAAATCAGACTCGGTAATAcatttacaaagttactcaactTTTATGTAGGCTACGTCTATATATAAACTCTATAATGGCGTTCTGTATACAAACTTCTATAATAGCGTTCGGGGCGTACTTACTTCACACATGGCTTGTCAcattcattctgttatgtgtatttcaGGAGGAAGTTGCAAAAATGATGCTGGCAGAGTTCAACCTGGGATGTGACCTGCAGCACACGGAGCACGTCTACAGGGTGTACGTCACCACGTTCCTCGGCTTCGGAGGGAACTTTGCCCGCCAACGCTACGAAGACATGGTGTTCAATAAGACTGTGACCAAAAATCGGTATATCCTTCATAGTCATTGGGAATAGCTGCACTGTTGGGGGGGCCAATTCCAATGTTTAATAACTTGATTCTAGTCCAGATTGAAACTGACATCAATGAACAATGCACCTTGTCTCTCTTGACCTCGGGCCCGGCTGTTTCCATAGATGCCATATACTAGACTGTAGAGACGTGTATAGCTCTCCATACAGTCTCTTATTTGGGTGCATATAGGGAGCCTTCCCCTCTCCGAAAAACATGGAGCCTATAAGACATTTTATGGCATGTCTCTGATGGGGAAAACTCCTTTACTCCAGCGGGGCAAGGGAAGTGACAACTGCACTAGGAACATTTCTGGCTTTGGAAGAAAAGTTTGTGTCATTTGTGAAGTCTGTGTGTTGATTGGCCTGAGCAAATGAATAGAATGTCTTGACTTTTCCAGCAATGACTACTGTATTACTGCCCCATATTGACTTAAAGCAACTCTAAAGTTTCAGGCCAAAATTCCGTCCCAGGATCGGAGGGTGGAAGGGTTACATTACCTTGTTTGATCTTCACCTCCATTCCTCCATTGTGCTGCCATTTTCTAACtgagagcagcactggccaatttcCGAAGGGTATAgttcattggtagtctaacactaccaatgcactgtgggttGTTAGGTAGTCTAAACATGGCAGTGGCCATTTTTGCTGCCCGAAAACTGGACTAGAATTGGCGCAGTGAAGGAGAAATCAAGTGCAGGTTATATATTGCGTCCACGCTTCAGTCCTGAGACAGAATTTTGAAACTAGGgggtccctttaaaggggtttgcccATTAAACACATATATACCTTGCCCACAGGATGGGGATAAATATCTGTTTTGCTGGGGGTTTAACCACTGAAAGGGCCCCATGTGAATAGAGCAGCTGTGTGCATGCATGacagctgctccattcactcttaTGGGATGGAGGTAGATTGCCAAGCGATATCTGCCTGTCTGATAGAGGTGAATGGAGCGACAGTTGAGCTTGTGCCCCATTGCTGTTCACATGGGTTATCTGTACACCAGCTTTGGGATCATGGGGGGTCCCAGCGGTTAGACCACCAGTGATCAGATATTTACGTCCCATCCTGTAGAAGAGGGATTAATGTCTTTAATGTGGGTCAGgcacactatcttttctccttagggagagcacctagaaggtgagtgagtgaggagacttatagggccattcatgctcctctgggtaatatgcaaataagggagatggaacaatacttctgcagcgccacctattgaaaggcagcattcctgcaagtcagttaGATTCTGTGGCATTGAACAGAGAATAAATATATTACCTGCCTGGTATTTCTGAACACGGTACAATATTTAATTTACTTCTTCCTCTCGTTTTTGTGTAGAGCGTCAGGAGAACAGACCGGAATAAATCCCAGCACCCCGTACATGGACCCATGTTTACCAGCTGGTCATAAGGGCAAGATTCAGCGACAGGACCAGGACTTTCATATCTTGGGCAAAGGGAACTGGGAGAGCTGCCggctactactggagccattactGGCCAAATCTAATGACTCTCAGGCCTATCTGAACAGTGTCTATCAGCCGGCCATTGATTTTTCCAACAGTGAGTTCTACGGTTTTTCCGAGTTTTACTACTGCACAGAGGACGTTCTGCGGATGGGAGGACCATACAACAGTGACAAGTTTTCCAAAGCTGCCAAGGTACGTGGCCGTGACCCGGCGCTTTACACAGCTCTGATACTAGTTTATACATGTTCCCCTTCTGCTCTTCTCCATAGGATTACTGTAGCATGCCTTGGACCACGTTGACTGAGCGCTTTAACAGCGGTCTGTACTCTGCCCATGCAGACAAGCATCGACTAAAGTAAGCTTTATTATGATGTTGGACATCATGGCTGTCCTGATCATGTCGGCGCTGTAGATTCGGATCTTCGTACATTTCTGTTTTCCAGGTATCAGTGTTTTAAGTCCGCTTGGATGCATAAAGTTCTTCACGACGGTTTCCACTTTCCGTACCATTACCCAAATCTCAAGACTGCCCAGCTGGTGTATGACAAGGAGGTGCAGTGGACGCTTGGGGCTATGCTTTACAAAACTCGCTTCCTGCCGCTCAGGTAAATGACCTTCTATATAGAATATTCTGTACATATCTGTACACATCAGGGTTCTGGTTGTGGAGTACATGACTAATCATTCTTCGCTATCCTACATCCATTCTGTAtactgattggaaagggttaacctggggggggggggggggggggctggcagaGTGTTTTAGTCCAAAATGAGCAGATGCTTTTTAGTGGCCTAGTGAGCCTAACTTTTTCTGGGAGTGCTCATATGTTTTAAAGTTTATGGGCACCTTTTGCgggacaaactttttttttttttactcaaatgcatgtattttgggtgaCAATCATGTTTAAattgggtttaatgaaaaattttgcACCTTTTTGTCTTCGGTAGCTTCCACATATGCCTGCAGCCTAATGGTCTTTTACAAGGGCCGATGTAATGAGCGCTGATGGATGTGCATGCCGATTTAGCGcttgtttcatttttctttttttttgcccccaAGAATAGGCTTATTGAGGCAAAGGATCTGTAATACAAACGTTCGACCTTATAAGCCAACTGCTCACAAGGGAAGATGTACCGCCGAGCAGCAAGCAACTTTTTTCTTGCAAACGGGAGATGCTCTGACAATGAACGGGCATTTGCTCATTGATTGGCTTATTGTTGGTCCCTTTACGTGGCATGATTGTCGGGCAAACAAGTGTTCAGAGGAATACTGGCCCCTGATAACCAGCCTGCGTAAAAGGTCCGCAAGTCTCAATAGAAGGTCTGTTAGTGAGGCTGGACGACAGGCTGATCAGTTCATGGaatgtgcaggagaggagagagcagagggaaactaggCTGTCCGACAGCACACCTAAGGTTCTCCTGTCCTGTTGGGACTAATGGACATGTtcccacgttttttttttgtatccatTAAAGATGTACATTTTTATACTGGTTATTgtgtaaaaaatgtatactttaacGTAAACTTAGGGTTTAGTAGGAAAAATTTTGACAAATTTTATGGTCTACATTTTTGTGTATGTTCATGTTTGCCCTtcaacttgttttgtttttgttttttttgcagtacaCTGTAGCATAGTCAACTATACTATTGTGTCCTGCAAAGAAAAGTATCAGTttgtttacgttttttttttttttgctacaatggtttcctatagtcTGATGTATTGGCATATGTGCAATATGTTTCTGTCTGTAAAAATACTTGCGCTATCTAGCAGAGGAGATCAAGCAGCAGGCAAAACCAGATTATAAACCCTCTCCAGCCACCGtcgtctttcttttttttttctcttttcatgttctgtttttatttttatttttttcttatccacatacacttttttaaaaatgtaaaagtatAAGTCTTTTTTTGCAGAATACGTTTTTGTACTTTTACAGTATAAAACCGCATATGTTTAAAAATAGTggaaatgcaccctaaggctgcgaTCACATGGGACGTAAATCTTGCGGAATGACCTTAGCGGGACCAcacggaaatacaaaaaaaaaaatataaaacctgctgtgttttttttttttttttctcttttttgttgcGCTCGtgtattacacaattctgacacgctaatgtgagcggaactgtgtaaGACAATGTAGTTCATTGCCTGCAAATTACAGTTTATCACACGGGTGTACAGTTCTttgtaatacatggtaatcatcTGCTCGTCCTTATTGCGCCACTACCTTGTTCAAACATTTGTTTCCTCTTGCAGGGACATCCGGCAGGGAAGCTCTCGCCCGGCTCACGCGGGCTGGTACAGGATCTCGTTTGTCTACAACCACTACCTGTTCTTCGCCTGCATTCTGGTGGTGCTGCTGGCCATTGTTCTGTATATTCTCCGGCTGCGGCGCATCGACAGGCGACTGGCGCGGGCCTCTGCCCTGGACTTGttactgctggaggagggggtccGCGTAATAGCAGAGCCTGCGGTCACCAGATAGTGCTTATCCGGGATGAGGAGCGGCTGCTGGGCTTAATGTGAAGTATTGATGTGAAGGTTTTCTCTTTTGCGGACCGTCCTTACAATCTTCTTGTGTGTGACGTCCACCACTGACCTAAAAGGAGTCTTACGATAATTGATTATGACATGAATGTCCAGCAAT is a window of Eleutherodactylus coqui strain aEleCoq1 chromosome 4, aEleCoq1.hap1, whole genome shotgun sequence DNA encoding:
- the ENTPD7 gene encoding ectonucleoside triphosphate diphosphohydrolase 7, with the protein product MARISFSCLFPVSWHCSLPSVTLFSRQRVALLAILIVIFLLILLAAVHPTIWSGAAPHDRQFRRYLDQIEDLEATDTEDPKLNYGIVIDCGSSGSRVFVYFWPPHNGNPHDLLDIKQMRDRSSKPVVKKIKPGISTMAATPEKASDYMNPLLTYATSYIPKAKHKETPLYILCTAGMRVLPESQQTAILQDLVKDIPQEFNFLFSEAHAEVISGKQEGVYAWISINFVLGRFDHVVEDEDAVVAVTIGTQEDAIIRKRTVGIMDMGGGSLQIAYEVPKTMTFPSAEHEEVAKMMLAEFNLGCDLQHTEHVYRVYVTTFLGFGGNFARQRYEDMVFNKTVTKNRASGEQTGINPSTPYMDPCLPAGHKGKIQRQDQDFHILGKGNWESCRLLLEPLLAKSNDSQAYLNSVYQPAIDFSNSEFYGFSEFYYCTEDVLRMGGPYNSDKFSKAAKDYCSMPWTTLTERFNSGLYSAHADKHRLKYQCFKSAWMHKVLHDGFHFPYHYPNLKTAQLVYDKEVQWTLGAMLYKTRFLPLRDIRQGSSRPAHAGWYRISFVYNHYLFFACILVVLLAIVLYILRLRRIDRRLARASALDLLLLEEGVRVIAEPAVTR